In a genomic window of Scyliorhinus torazame isolate Kashiwa2021f chromosome 5, sScyTor2.1, whole genome shotgun sequence:
- the LOC140421927 gene encoding uncharacterized protein: MEKPWKCEDCGKGFKGPCELERHQRSHTGEKPFTCSQCEKRFTHIGNLRKHEQVHTGERPFTCSDCGKGFTRLSRLQSHQRVHTGERPFTCSQCEKGFTDIGNLRKHERVHTGDRPFTCSHCETDFIDSGSLRRHERVHTGEKPFTCSQCEKGFTDIGSLRKHERVHTGERPFICSQCEKGFIDIGNLRRHERVHTGERPFTCSQCEKGFTVISNLRRHERVHTGERPFICTVCDKGFTQLSHLQTHQRVHTGEKPFICTVCDKGFTELSSLLKHNVTHTKTRPFKCSDCRRGFKSSHLLMSHQRVHSEETPFSCSHCTKRFRTSSNLMKHERGHTGESLFTPLTGKSFTRSSLAEPQCHSHQ, translated from the coding sequence atggagaaaccatggaaatgtgaggattgtgggaagggattcaaaggcccgtgCGAGcttgaaaggcatcaacgcagtcacactggagagaagcctttcacctgctctcagtgtgaaaagagatttactcacattggcaacctgcggaaacacgaacaagttcacactggggagaggccgttcacctgctctgactgtgggaagggattcactcggttatccagactgcagagccaccagagagttcacactggagagaggcctttcacctgttctcaatgtgaaaagggattcactgacattggcaacctgcggaaacacgaacgagttcacactggagacagaccgttcacctgctctcactgtgaaacGGATTTCATTGAtagtggcagcctgcggagacacgaacgagttcacactggagagaagcctttcacctgctctcagtgtgaaaagggattcactgacattggcagcctgcggaaacacgaacgagttcacactggagagagaccgttcatctgctctcagtgtgaaaagggattcattgacattggcaaccttcggagacatgaacgagttcacactggtgagaggcctttcacctgctctcagtgtgaaaagggattcactgtcaTTAGCAACCTGAGGAGACACGaacgggttcacaccggggagaggccattcatctgcactgtgtgtgataagggattcactcagttatcccacctgcagacccaccagagagttcacactggggagaagccgttcatctgcactgtgtgtgataagggattcactgaattatccagcctgctgaaacacaatgtcactcacaccaagaccaggccctttaaatgctctgactgcaggaggggtttcaaaagctcacacctactgatgtcccatcagcgcgttcactctgaggagacaccgttcagctgctctcattgcacaaagaggttcagaacctcatccaacctgatgaaacacgagcgaggtcacaccggggagagcctgttcaccCCTCTGACTGGGAAAagcttcactcggtcatcacttgctgagccacaatgtcactcacaccagtgA